A single region of the Tigriopus californicus strain San Diego chromosome 8, Tcal_SD_v2.1, whole genome shotgun sequence genome encodes:
- the LOC131885698 gene encoding histone-lysine N-methyltransferase SMYD3-like isoform X2, whose translation MSKFSIVVDPQNLKYGRFMVADRFFEPGEVILRDSPIVYGPWNSASCLTCLSKLETTDLHFKCEHCGFGFCSRECFVTSDWHPRECGFLKELSGQGQLKLKAVALQYQLVSLLRLILELMHNLATGSLNAQCLTWKCLIRMFQGMEPKLSNDQNLYHLLCIRKTNAKAIRGLGQNCEGFAIYPNFSLINHRCENFNTSIEISPSDFALTLRARTKIEKGNEITTTYLSHGDPTDEGQPSRRLKIWRSWRFICRCSLCENPFKSGVTCPKCNNSNNQRRQQQKQGLVSHAFPVDPCVPGSPWVCEGCGHVQSEADVVALIQDFEISGDRVEDFANFFHPDHFLRKTL comes from the exons ATGTCCAAATTTTCGATCGTAGTTGATCCCCAGAACCTGAAATATGGGAGGTTCATGGTGGCCGATCGGTTCTTTGAACCCGGTGAAGTGATCCTGAGAGACTCCCCAATTGTGTATGGACCTTGGAACAGTGCTTCATGTTTGACATGCTTGTCTAAATTGGAAACTACTGACCTTCATTTCAAGTGCGAGCATTGCGGCTTTGGCTTTTGCTCACGTGAGTGTTTTGTCACGAGTGATTGGCATCCCCGAGAATGTGGCTTTCTAAAAGAGTTAAGTGGCCAAGGTCAACTCAAGCTCAAGGCTGTTGCTCTTCAATATCAACTCGTATCCTTACTTCGTTTAATTCTGG AATTGATGCACAATCTGGCCACCGGCTCTTTAAATGCTCAATGTCTGACATGGAAATGCTTGATCAGAATGTTCCAAGGGATGGAACCGAAATTAAGCAATGACCAAAACCTCTATCATCTCTTATGCATCCGGAAGACCAACGCCAAAGCCATACGAGGACTTGGTCAGAACTGCGAGGGATTCGCCATCTACCCAAACTTTTCGCTCATCAATCACCGTTGTGAAAACTTCAATACCTCTATCGAGATCAGCCCAAGCGATTTTGCATTGACTCTCCGGGCACGAACCAAGATTGAAAAGGGAAACGAGATCACCACAACCTATCTAAGTCATGGCGATCCGACGGATGAGGGTCAGCCATCGAGACGCCTGAAGATTTGGCGAAGTTGGCGCTTTATTTGTCGTTGCTCTCTTTGTGAGAACCCGTTCAAGTCCGGAGTGACATGTCCCAAGTGTAATAATAGCAACAACCAGCGACGGCAACAACAGAAGCAAGGGCTAGTGAGTCATGCGTTTCCTGTGGATCCATGTGTGCCGGGTAGCCCATGGGTGTGCGAAGGATGTGGTCACGTCCAATCGGAAGCCGATGTCGTGGCTTTAATTCAAGACTTTGAGATCTCAGGTGATCGTGTCGAAGATTTTGCCAACTTTTTTCACCCCGACCACTTCCTCAGGAAAACACTCTAA
- the LOC131885698 gene encoding histone-lysine N-methyltransferase SMYD3-like isoform X1 codes for MSKFSIVVDPQNLKYGRFMVADRFFEPGEVILRDSPIVYGPWNSASCLTCLSKLETTDLHFKCEHCGFGFCSRECFVTSDWHPRECGFLKELSGQGQLKLKAVALQYQLVSLLRLILAQNTPSTQELMHNLATGSLNAQCLTWKCLIRMFQGMEPKLSNDQNLYHLLCIRKTNAKAIRGLGQNCEGFAIYPNFSLINHRCENFNTSIEISPSDFALTLRARTKIEKGNEITTTYLSHGDPTDEGQPSRRLKIWRSWRFICRCSLCENPFKSGVTCPKCNNSNNQRRQQQKQGLVSHAFPVDPCVPGSPWVCEGCGHVQSEADVVALIQDFEISGDRVEDFANFFHPDHFLRKTL; via the exons ATGTCCAAATTTTCGATCGTAGTTGATCCCCAGAACCTGAAATATGGGAGGTTCATGGTGGCCGATCGGTTCTTTGAACCCGGTGAAGTGATCCTGAGAGACTCCCCAATTGTGTATGGACCTTGGAACAGTGCTTCATGTTTGACATGCTTGTCTAAATTGGAAACTACTGACCTTCATTTCAAGTGCGAGCATTGCGGCTTTGGCTTTTGCTCACGTGAGTGTTTTGTCACGAGTGATTGGCATCCCCGAGAATGTGGCTTTCTAAAAGAGTTAAGTGGCCAAGGTCAACTCAAGCTCAAGGCTGTTGCTCTTCAATATCAACTCGTATCCTTACTTCGTTTAATTCTGG CACAAAATACTCCGTCAACTCAAGAATTGATGCACAATCTGGCCACCGGCTCTTTAAATGCTCAATGTCTGACATGGAAATGCTTGATCAGAATGTTCCAAGGGATGGAACCGAAATTAAGCAATGACCAAAACCTCTATCATCTCTTATGCATCCGGAAGACCAACGCCAAAGCCATACGAGGACTTGGTCAGAACTGCGAGGGATTCGCCATCTACCCAAACTTTTCGCTCATCAATCACCGTTGTGAAAACTTCAATACCTCTATCGAGATCAGCCCAAGCGATTTTGCATTGACTCTCCGGGCACGAACCAAGATTGAAAAGGGAAACGAGATCACCACAACCTATCTAAGTCATGGCGATCCGACGGATGAGGGTCAGCCATCGAGACGCCTGAAGATTTGGCGAAGTTGGCGCTTTATTTGTCGTTGCTCTCTTTGTGAGAACCCGTTCAAGTCCGGAGTGACATGTCCCAAGTGTAATAATAGCAACAACCAGCGACGGCAACAACAGAAGCAAGGGCTAGTGAGTCATGCGTTTCCTGTGGATCCATGTGTGCCGGGTAGCCCATGGGTGTGCGAAGGATGTGGTCACGTCCAATCGGAAGCCGATGTCGTGGCTTTAATTCAAGACTTTGAGATCTCAGGTGATCGTGTCGAAGATTTTGCCAACTTTTTTCACCCCGACCACTTCCTCAGGAAAACACTCTAA
- the LOC131885697 gene encoding zinc finger protein SNAI2-like: protein MSVKPAEKRFRFDSFATEFDCKEEHEDIPDNDSGIDSEETQVSPGSVQQHPLSLVLKKEIVSSKAPAGSPPPSGAMRHWKKFMKDQAIDTDDSGPKEEPNQSTRTTVAHALLSLRQAEPKVSRSEEFSKAFHRMPPFAQNTPFRPIPITLLKPANQKPYSGHPLPWVHHSSSLCHEPENLSIVKLPQHPIKPLICSSSSSSSPQSFLQSPTLSSTTGHHSSSFSTPSPLREIQSNRQQTMPTLPLQPISHANTNANASSSPTPSFCHPSHMARFLHPAFHSENVAVMTPSQKNKAAHKPSAIEGGLAGSGGSGRPGQQPSSAASSRVNNKTSMNGFKGIKADKPFRCLECKKSFSTRSGYAKHEQLHCTNQIQKSFSCKYCNKGYTSLSALKMHIRTHTLPCKCDICGKSFSRPWLLQGHVRTHTGEKPFSCSYCTRSFADKSNLRAHLQTHLQTKKYSCPGCKKTFSRMSLLNKHTDSGCHGLQSRNEECVQTLMGLSAGGLMRA from the exons ATGAGTGTCAAACCAGCTGAAAAGAGGTTTCGATTCGATAGTTTCGCCACCGAATTTGATTGCAAAGAAGAGCACGAGGACATTCCTGACAATGACAGTGGCATTG ACTCCGAAGAGACTCAGGTGTCCCCAGGATCCGTTCAACAACATCCCCTTTCCTTGGTGTTGAAGAAAGAGATCGTTTCCTCCAAAGCACCAGCTGGGTCCCCGCCCCCCTCGGGAGCCATGAGACATTGGAAGAAATTCATGAAGGACCAGGCCATCGACACGGATGACTCTGGTCCCAAAGAGGAGCCCAatcagtcaactcgcaccacaGTGGCCCATGCCTTGCTCAGCCTTCGCCAAGCTGAGCCCAAGGTCTCCCGATCTGAGGAGTTCTCCAAGGCGTTCCATCGGATGCCGCCATTTGCTCAGAACACCCCTTTCCGGCCGATTCCGATCACCCTGCTGAAACCTGCCAATCAAAAGCCCTATTCAGGACATCCCTTGCCCTGGGTTCATCATTCGAGCTCTCTTTGCCATGAGCCGGAGAATTTGTCCATTGTCAAGTTACCCCAACATCCGATCAAGCCCTTGATCtgctcctcttcttcttcttcttcacccCAATCGTTTCTTCAATCTCCAACCCTGTCAAGTACCACCGGTCATCATTCTTCCTCGTTTTCCACCCCAAGTCCATTGCGAGAGATCCAAAGTAACCGCCAACAAACAATGCCAACGCTGCCTTTGCAACCAATTTCTCATGCAAATACCAATGCCAACGCTTCTTCATCTCCAACTCCTTCCTTCTGCCATCCATCCCACATGGCCCGGTTTCTTCACCCAGCCTTCCATTCAGAAAATGTTGCGGTCATGACCCCTTCTCAAAAGAACAAAGCGGCCCACAAGCCCTCGGCCATTGAAGGAGGGTTGGCAGGATCGGGAGGATCGGGACGTCCAGGACAACAACCTTCTTCAGCGGCGTCTTCTCGTGTCAACAACAAGACTTCaatgaatggattcaagggGATCAAGGCGGACAAACCGTTCCGATGTCTTGAATGCAAGAAGTCCTTCTCCACACGCTCAGGTTACGCCAAACATGAGCAGCTCCATTGTACTAACCAAATCCAGAAGAGCTTCTCCTGCAAGTATTGTAACAAGGGCTACACCAGCTTGTCGGCTTTGAAGATGCACATCCGAACTCACACTCTGCCCTGTAAATGTGATATTTGCGGCAAGAGTTTTTCCCGACCCTGGTTGCTCCAGGGCCACGTGCGAACTCACACGGGAGAGAAGCCCTTTTCATGCTCGTATTGTACCAGGAGTTTCGCAGATAAATCGAATCTCAGAGCCCATCTTCAAACCCATCTCCAGACCAAGAAGTATTCTTGTCCGGGATGCAAAAAGACCTTCAGCCGCATGAGTCTTCTGAACAAGCACACCGATAGCGGATGTCACGGTCTTCAGTCAAGGAACGAGGAATGTGTACAAACTCTGATGGGACTCTCCGCTGGGGGTCTTATGAGAGCTTAG
- the LOC131885693 gene encoding uncharacterized protein LOC131885693: MIDFGSLGISKRSKGTPNVQDTGISHSPSSDVFFSSKELGIKWIEDLASYSSLHGVGWYHYASSKVFKAIIMVASCLIVLMLPIFILLQSLEFSSNTKVTNSAEWSTADSMTYPNITVCHPKYFNSDLLRAYGIDNDLAGYMTFAVNPNAQRYLKFMEDEDNSTQTVTTRLHQQSQQLAAILNSKNLNILDLYHKVAVRCKDFIIYCEMKAEIYSNTNINGSPGQKTCCDILFDPKPTFGFSGTCFTTNVEIRETFPSIFHSLKIWTYVDSQNAPSFGIPWKGTDAAERNGIVWAVTYNNSPAVIMSHRPNKLSSGTHASIGLTKSEIDRIDVPGGCLKTNQTFTDLTGMVNTKANCQGFANHFQFGKCSLAVFYGYKTWKSIPPCTPEDMVNQSTPTATTETGGLLESCLDDCNSIRYHFSQSLTNLDLQTVKDFVNSKSMRNEEGQMIYQSPEDMNSLTFYFETFDFSRTEMKMDTFYDFLAKIGGTMSLIIGASIITVLEIAYFLLYFGTVIVVDCFNLFSYFWKTRGEVANTIHAT; the protein is encoded by the exons ATGATCGATTTCGGCTCTCTCGGTATTTCCAAAAGAAGCAAAGGAACACCCAATGTTCAAGACACCGGGATCAGTCATAGTCCGTCCTCTGACGTATTCTTCTCATCCAAAGAGCTTGGGATCAAATGGATCGAAGATCTGGCGTCTTACAGCAGTCTCCATGGCGTTGGCTGGTATCACTATGCCAGTTCCAAAGTGTTCAAGGCCATCATCATGGTGGCGTCCTGTTTGATCGTCCTGATGCTTCCCATctttattttgcttcaaagtCTTGAGTTCTCGTCCAATACGAAGGTGACCAATTCCGCCGAATGGAGCACTGCCGACTCCATGACGTATCCCAATATCACGGTTTGTCATCCAAAGTATTTCAACAGCGATCTCCTTCGAG CATATGGTATTGACAACGACTTGGCTGGGTACATGACTTTTGCTGTAAACCCAAATGCCCAAAGATATCTCAAGTTCATGGAAGATGAGGACAATTCTACACAAACGGTCACTACCCGATTACATCAACAATCACAACAACTCGCCGCCATTTTGAACTCGAAGAACCTAAACATCTTGGACCTCTACCATAAAGTGGCCGTCAG ATGTAAGGACTTTATCATTTATTGCGAAATGAAGGCCGAAATTTACTCCAACACCAACATTAATGGCTCTCCGGGTCAAAAAACTTGTTGCGACATCTTGTTCGACCCCAAACCGACATTTGGATTTTCCGGAACTTGCTTTACAACCAATGTAGAGATCCGAGAGACCTTCCCATCCATTTTCCATTCCCTCAAAATTTGGACTTATGTGGACAGTCAGAATGCTCCAT catttggaaTCCCTTGGAAGGGCACAGACGCTGCGGAGAGAAATGGGATTGTGTGGGCCGTGACTTACAACAATAGCCCGGCTGTCATCATGAGCCACAGGCCCAACAAACTGTCTTCTGGCACCCATGCATCCATTGGACTCACCAAATCGGAG ATTGATAGGATTGATGTGCCAGGAGGATGTCTTAAAACGAACCAAACATTTACGGATCTCACAGGAATGGTCAACACCAAAGCAAATTGTCAAGGGTTTGCGAACCATTTTCAGTTCGGCAAGTGCAGTCTAGCAGTATTTTACGGCTACAAAACGT GGAAATCAATCCCACCTTGTACCCCTGAGGACATGGTGAACCAATCCACTCCAACGGCAACCACTGAGACCGGCGGGCTATTGGAATCTTGCTTAGACGATTGTAACTCAATTCGATACCACTTCTCACAATCACTGACAAATCTGGACCTTCAAACTGTCAAAGACTTCGTCAATAGCAAGTCTATGAGAAATGAAGAGGGCCAAATGATCTATCAAAGCCCCGA AGATATGAATTCATTAACTTTCTATTTTGAAACGTTCGATTTTTCTCGCACTGAGATGAAAATGGATACCTTCTACGATTTCTTAG CCAAAATTGGAGGAACGATGAGCTTGATAATTGGTGCCTCGATTATTACCGTTTTGGAGATTGCATATTTTCTCTTATATTTTGGAACAGTGATCGTTGTGGACTGTTTCAATTTGTTCTCCTACTTCTGGAAGACTCGCGGAGAAGTGGCTAATACTATTCACGCAACCTAG